The genomic DNA TGGTCACGGGCGCGCAGCGCCGTCCCGGCGGCCAGGTTGGCGCCGGCGCTGTGGCCGCCGACCGCGATCCGGTCCGGGTCGATGCCCAGGTCGGCGGCGTGCCCGGCGAGCCAGCCGAGGACGGCGTACACGTCGTCCAGGGCGGCGGGGTACGGGTTCTCGGGCGCCCGGCGGTAGCCGACCGACACCACGACGGCGCCGGAGCCCTGGGCGAGCCGGGCGGCCCACGGATGTTCCGTCTCCACGTCGCCGAAGACGAAGCCGCCGCCGTGCATCCACACCACGGCGCCGCGGGCACCGTGCGGACGGTAGATCCGCACCGGCACGTCCGGGTCGGCGGGCACGGTGCGGTCCTCGATCTCCAGGTCGCTCAGGTCGGGTACGGGCCGGGCGGCGGCGCGTTCGGCGAACACCTCGCGCGCGGTGACCGGGTCGGAGAGGTCGGTGTGCGGCAGGAACGGGACGAATGCTTCGAGTTCGGGGTCCATGGCCACCATCCTGCGGGGCCGCCCCCGGCCCGTCGTCCGCCGGACGTCGCGCATCCGCCGCCGCGGCCGCGCCGTTCGGCGCACCCGCCGACCGCCCGCTCCTTCTACGCTGCTTGCATGGAGGCACTGGCCGTACGACTGTCCGGACTCGACCCGTACGTGGGCGGCGCGATCCGCGTCGTCGCGTTCTACGACACGCTGATGCGCCACCGGGTCGACCTCGCGGCGCTCGCCCGCGCCACCGCCGGACTCGCCGAGTGCACCGCCGGCATCCGCCTGCACGGCACCGGCCGGGACATCCGCTCCGCGCCCGACGGCACCCCCGCCGCCGGGCCGGCGCCCGCGCCGTCCAGCAGCGCGGCGATCACCCTCGACGAGGAGCAGCTGGGCACCGTCTGGCTCGAACGCCCGGGCCCGCCCGGCCAGCTCGACGACGTCGTCCTCGACCGGCTCGCCCTCGCCGTCGCGGCCACCGTCGAACGGTACGGCCCGGCCCGCACCACGATGGCCGACCCCGCACTCGTCGAACTCGCCGTCAGCGCCGACACCGAGGACACCGCCCGCGCCCGTGCGCTGCGCCTGCTCGGCTTCCCCGCCGACCGGCCGGTCCACGTCGCCGCCGTCCGGCTCCCGGCCCCGGCCGCCGACGCCGGCCCCCACCGGCCGTCGGGCGCGGCGCCGTCCGACCCGGACCCCGCCGCCGACCGGCCGCCGCTGTCCCTCGCCCGGATCGGCGCGCTGATCTGCCCGGGCCGGCCGGTGAAGGCCGCGTCGCTCGCCGACACCGGCGTCCTGCTCGCCACCGCCGTCGACCCGGCCGGTTTCCCGGCCGGTGTCCGCGCCGGCCTCGGAACGGCAGGCAGCCCCGACCTCGCCTGGCGCCGGGCGCGCACCGCGCTCCGCTTCACGACCGAACGCCGACCAGTCGTCGAGCACAGCGAGTTGGGCGCCCTCGCGCTGCTCGCCGAGATCCCGCCGGACACCGCCCGCGCCAACCCCGACGTCGCCGCCGTCACCCGCCTCGCGACCTGCCCCGACGACCTCGACACCCTGGACGCCTACTGCGCCACCGGCTCGCTCCGCCGTGCCGCCGAGCAGCTCCACCTCCACCACAGCAGCATCGCCCGCCGCATCGACCAGATCGGCCGCACGCTCGGCCTCGACCTCACCGACCCCACCGGGCTGACCCGCGCCCGCCTCGCCCTCACCACCTGGCGCCTGCTCGCCACCTGACCGCCGGGGTTGTCGGTGCCGTCCGCTACCGTGCACGGATGACCGACCCTCAGCAGACCGCCGCCGTCCAGCGCATCCGGCCGCTCGCCTTCCACCGGGCCGGCGGCACCGAGGACTGGCGCGTGCTCGGCGACGGCGCCTGCGCGCACTTCCGCACCGACGGCTTCGCGGCGGGCGCCCGCTTCGTCCACGCGCTCGCGGGCCTCGACCTCACCGGCCCCGCCGGCACCTCCCCCGATGTCGACCTGCGGTCCGACGGCGTCACCGTCCGGCTGATCACGCTCACCGACACCTTCTTCGGCCTGACTGAGGAGATCGTCGACCTCGCCCGCCGGATCTCCGCGCTCGCCGCCGCGCACGGGCTGACACCCGACCCGTCCGGCGTGCAGACGGTCCAGGTCACCCTGGACGCGCTCGACATGCCCGCGGTCGTGGCGTTCTGGAGCGCCCTGCTCGGCTACACGGACCGGGCCGGCAGCCCGGAGGACCTGGTCGACCCGCGGCGCCGCGGCGGCCCGTTCTTCTTCCAGCAGATGGATGAGCCCCGCCCGCAGCGCAACCGGGTCCACGTCGACCTCTGGCTGCCGTACGACCGGGCCGAGGCCCGGATCGCCGCCGCCCTCGCCGCCGGCGGACGCCTGCTGGACGACACCGACGCCCCGGGCCTGTGGATCCTCTCCGACCCCGAGGGCAACGAGGCCTGCGTCGGCGCGGCGGGCGCCCCCGCGGCCTGATCCTCAGGCTTCGCTCAAGTCCCTCCTGCCGGTGCGGGAGGGTCTGCCAGCATGGAGCGACCGAGTGGTGGAACACTTCCGGGGGGCTCCATGTCAGGGTTCGAAGACACCGTACCGCCCGTCCTGCAGCCGTGCCCCCAGTGCGGGTTGTCGGACCAGGTGACGGGCGTACCGGCCGTCTACCACGCCGGACGGGACAGCGTCCGCGTCACCACGCCGGCCCGCTCGGGGGAACCCGAACAGACGGTCACGCGCTCCGTCACCACCTCACTGTCGTGGGCGCTCTCGCCGGTGCCGAAGTCCTTGGTCGAGCCCACCCAGGGCACCCTCGCAGCCGGGGTCTTCCTGATGGTGGTGTCCGTCGTGAGCTTCATCTGGGGCGCCGCCGCCGGCCACTGGTTCAGCCACGACCCGGTCGGCGCCCCGTCCCTGTACGGCTCCTGGCCGATCGTGGAGTCGACGCGCCCGGACTACGCCTTCCTCGGCTGGATCTCGGGTCTGGCGCTGGTGGCCGCGGTCGTCGTCCTGCTCCGCGCGAGCGTGCTCAGCTCGGACCGCCGGCGGCTCCTCGCGGGCCGTGAGAACGCCGAGCGGCTCTGGTCCCAGGGCTGGTACTGCCGGCGCTGCGGCTGCGTCCACTTCCGCGCCGAGCGGGGCCGGGAGTCCCGGGCGCTCACCCTGCCGGAGTTCCGCGCGATGGTCTGGGAGGCCGGCGGCTACG from Kitasatospora terrestris includes the following:
- a CDS encoding alpha/beta hydrolase encodes the protein MDPELEAFVPFLPHTDLSDPVTAREVFAERAAARPVPDLSDLEIEDRTVPADPDVPVRIYRPHGARGAVVWMHGGGFVFGDVETEHPWAARLAQGSGAVVVSVGYRRAPENPYPAALDDVYAVLGWLAGHAADLGIDPDRIAVGGHSAGANLAAGTALRARDQQGPAIRFQLLNEPGLDDRQDTWSQRNFTDTPWQNREKVTLAWRHYLAGRSATPYAAPAREEDLSGLPPAYLAAAEFDPLRDEIIGYALRLLRAGVPVELHQWPGTFHGSQAIMSAAVSQRQIAELCAALRRAVTD
- a CDS encoding helix-turn-helix domain-containing protein, with amino-acid sequence MEALAVRLSGLDPYVGGAIRVVAFYDTLMRHRVDLAALARATAGLAECTAGIRLHGTGRDIRSAPDGTPAAGPAPAPSSSAAITLDEEQLGTVWLERPGPPGQLDDVVLDRLALAVAATVERYGPARTTMADPALVELAVSADTEDTARARALRLLGFPADRPVHVAAVRLPAPAADAGPHRPSGAAPSDPDPAADRPPLSLARIGALICPGRPVKAASLADTGVLLATAVDPAGFPAGVRAGLGTAGSPDLAWRRARTALRFTTERRPVVEHSELGALALLAEIPPDTARANPDVAAVTRLATCPDDLDTLDAYCATGSLRRAAEQLHLHHSSIARRIDQIGRTLGLDLTDPTGLTRARLALTTWRLLAT
- a CDS encoding VOC family protein; this encodes MTDPQQTAAVQRIRPLAFHRAGGTEDWRVLGDGACAHFRTDGFAAGARFVHALAGLDLTGPAGTSPDVDLRSDGVTVRLITLTDTFFGLTEEIVDLARRISALAAAHGLTPDPSGVQTVQVTLDALDMPAVVAFWSALLGYTDRAGSPEDLVDPRRRGGPFFFQQMDEPRPQRNRVHVDLWLPYDRAEARIAAALAAGGRLLDDTDAPGLWILSDPEGNEACVGAAGAPAA